The following coding sequences lie in one Flavobacterium sp. 20NA77.7 genomic window:
- a CDS encoding cyclase family protein, with product MKATINNIQIDLSKPIDISIPLTNNEQNPIAWYQNVPEIEPVTMGDWIGKVSEGKSSTNFNNIFFNPHAHGTHTECLGHITREFYSINQCLKQFFFTAELISVEPKSIGEDLVITKEQIENALGTTIPQAIIIRTLPNLETKKHLNYSNTNSPYLEEAAAIFIREKGIQHLLIDLPSVDKERDEGKLLAHKAFWNVRDINKVNDDARFNCTITEMIYVDEKIKDGSYILNLQFASFENDASPSKPVLYKIEK from the coding sequence ATGAAAGCAACAATTAATAACATACAAATCGATTTATCAAAACCTATTGATATTTCCATACCATTGACTAATAATGAGCAAAATCCAATTGCTTGGTATCAAAACGTGCCTGAAATTGAACCGGTAACCATGGGTGATTGGATAGGGAAAGTTTCGGAAGGAAAATCATCAACCAATTTCAATAACATTTTCTTCAACCCGCATGCACATGGAACGCATACGGAGTGTTTAGGGCATATTACCCGTGAATTTTATTCCATAAATCAATGTTTGAAACAGTTTTTCTTTACTGCAGAACTGATTTCGGTGGAACCAAAAAGCATTGGCGAAGATTTAGTCATTACTAAAGAACAAATTGAAAATGCTTTGGGTACAACTATACCACAAGCTATCATTATTAGGACATTGCCTAATCTGGAAACTAAAAAGCATCTGAATTATTCGAATACAAATTCACCTTATTTAGAAGAAGCGGCTGCCATTTTTATCAGGGAAAAAGGAATTCAGCATTTGCTCATTGATTTACCAAGTGTTGATAAAGAACGTGATGAAGGAAAATTATTGGCACATAAAGCTTTTTGGAATGTGAGAGACATCAATAAAGTTAATGATGATGCCCGATTTAATTGCACGATTACCGAAATGATTTATGTAGACGAAAAAATAAAAGACGGAAGCTATATCTTAAACTTGCAATTCGCCTCGTTTGAAAATGATGCGAGTCCGAGTAAGCCGGTTTTGTATAAAATTGAAAAGTAA
- a CDS encoding MmcQ/YjbR family DNA-binding protein yields the protein MNIQQLYEFCLSKKGVTEHFPFDEDTLVFKLGGKMFCLTSLSDWEKGTPSLNLKCDPERALELRAEYEAIEPGYHMSKIHWNTIHFQSDVSDKMMCELINHSYDLVFKSLTKKVQQEIL from the coding sequence ATGAACATTCAACAATTATATGAGTTCTGTTTGAGCAAAAAAGGCGTCACCGAACATTTTCCGTTTGATGAAGATACATTAGTATTTAAATTAGGTGGAAAAATGTTTTGTTTGACCTCATTATCCGATTGGGAAAAAGGAACACCAAGTTTAAATTTAAAATGTGATCCAGAACGTGCTTTGGAACTTCGAGCCGAATATGAAGCTATAGAGCCAGGCTATCACATGAGTAAAATACATTGGAATACTATTCATTTCCAAAGCGATGTTTCCGATAAAATGATGTGCGAATTGATTAATCATTCCTACGACCTTGTTTTCAAAAGTTTAACGAAAAAAGTGCAACAAGAAATTTTATAA
- a CDS encoding PH domain-containing protein has product MIDNLKKILNEDQDPKAIEKITSKLENLLMSNEEVGYIAVQKKPAVTILPDSIVVTNKRIILCKPKNLGLSMEFIDYDWDDIAGSFVKEGILGADFTFTTNSDLTHTVDYLPKNQARKLYTYAKEQLDILKNGPKLAEIKTADENNVEEVVAEEVTHLAEILPATSLVQDTEVEVPITQGERPLTELSKEELFEKLQNYKKLLDNGLILQGEYDRLKNEIITYL; this is encoded by the coding sequence ATGATAGACAACTTAAAAAAAATATTAAACGAAGATCAAGATCCAAAAGCGATTGAAAAAATTACTTCAAAATTGGAGAATCTTTTGATGTCAAACGAGGAAGTAGGGTATATTGCGGTTCAAAAAAAACCAGCTGTAACCATTCTTCCAGATAGCATAGTAGTGACTAATAAACGTATTATCTTGTGTAAGCCTAAAAATTTAGGATTATCTATGGAGTTTATTGATTATGATTGGGATGATATTGCAGGTTCTTTTGTAAAAGAAGGAATATTAGGTGCCGATTTTACCTTTACCACTAATTCAGATTTAACGCATACAGTTGATTATTTACCAAAAAATCAAGCCCGAAAATTGTATACTTATGCGAAAGAGCAGCTAGATATTTTAAAAAATGGACCTAAGTTAGCTGAAATAAAAACAGCAGACGAAAATAATGTAGAAGAAGTAGTTGCGGAAGAAGTTACACATTTAGCAGAAATTCTACCCGCAACAAGTTTGGTTCAAGATACAGAGGTTGAAGTGCCAATTACACAAGGTGAAAGACCTTTAACAGAATTATCAAAAGAGGAATTGTTTGAAAAATTACAGAATTACAAAAAGCTTTTGGATAATGGGTTAATCTTGCAAGGTGAATACGACCGATTAAAAAATGAAATTATAACTTATTTATAA
- a CDS encoding type III pantothenate kinase — protein sequence MLLTVDVGNTFVKVAVFEEVELVDKFVFELEKAKYNFKTIFTTYPQASKLIYASVATVEPALLTWLQERVEVYSLSHQSSFPFVNTYQTPETLGIDRMVLAAGAVLKFPQKTCLIIDAGTCITYDLVTSNGVYEGGAISPGIALRYGSLHDYTAKLPLLQATYFQNEVGKTTNESIHVGVVHGVLNEIEGFICKYSVNYQDLTVILTGGDANFLANRLKSTIFADENFLLKSLHSLHIYSLEK from the coding sequence ATGCTATTAACCGTTGATGTTGGAAATACCTTTGTTAAAGTAGCTGTCTTTGAAGAAGTTGAGTTGGTTGATAAATTTGTTTTTGAGCTAGAAAAGGCAAAATATAATTTTAAAACTATTTTCACTACTTATCCTCAGGCATCAAAATTAATCTATGCTTCGGTAGCTACTGTTGAACCAGCATTGCTTACATGGCTTCAAGAACGAGTAGAAGTCTACTCTTTGTCTCATCAGAGTTCTTTTCCTTTTGTAAATACCTATCAAACACCTGAAACTTTAGGTATAGATAGGATGGTGCTTGCTGCAGGTGCAGTATTGAAATTTCCACAAAAAACATGTTTGATAATAGACGCAGGTACATGTATTACATACGATTTGGTCACCTCAAATGGGGTTTATGAAGGAGGAGCTATTTCTCCAGGTATTGCATTAAGATATGGGTCTTTACATGATTATACGGCAAAGTTACCCCTATTACAAGCTACATATTTTCAAAATGAAGTAGGAAAAACAACAAATGAGTCTATACATGTGGGTGTAGTTCATGGTGTTTTAAATGAAATTGAAGGGTTTATTTGTAAATATTCTGTTAATTATCAGGATTTAACAGTAATTTTAACAGGAGGAGATGCTAATTTTTTGGCTAATCGATTAAAAAGCACCATATTTGCCGATGAAAATTTTTTATTAAAAAGTTTACATAGTTTACACATATATAGTTTAGAGAAATGA
- the lptC gene encoding LPS export ABC transporter periplasmic protein LptC, whose translation MKVQFVRFFSLFLLVALCSCESNLKDVQNIYKTTFVATGEADSINLKYTDSGQVKSTLQSLKMLDYSTAKNPFVEFPKGILVTLYDANHRTTTVKADKAISYKKTQVIDLIGNVKIVTHDGKILETNQLYFDQKNEWFFTEEPFKFNDGQGGFLEGVGIDFSKDFKVFNMQNNVGQVNNLD comes from the coding sequence ATGAAAGTGCAATTTGTACGTTTTTTTAGTCTTTTCTTGCTAGTTGCTTTGTGTAGTTGTGAAAGTAATTTAAAAGACGTACAAAATATTTATAAAACAACTTTTGTAGCTACTGGTGAAGCCGATTCTATAAACTTGAAATATACAGATTCAGGCCAAGTAAAATCTACGTTACAAAGCTTGAAAATGTTAGATTATTCTACTGCAAAAAACCCATTTGTTGAATTTCCAAAAGGCATTTTAGTTACGCTTTATGATGCTAATCATCGTACAACAACCGTAAAGGCAGATAAAGCAATTTCCTATAAAAAAACGCAAGTAATTGATTTAATAGGTAATGTGAAAATTGTTACCCATGACGGAAAAATTTTAGAAACAAATCAATTGTATTTTGATCAAAAAAATGAATGGTTTTTTACTGAAGAACCTTTTAAATTTAACGATGGTCAGGGCGGTTTCTTGGAAGGTGTAGGGATTGATTTTAGCAAAGATTTCAAAGTATTCAATATGCAAAATAATGTGGGACAAGTAAATAATCTTGATTAA
- a CDS encoding peptidylprolyl isomerase: protein MAILSKIRQRSILLILIIALALFSFVLADVIKSGGFSGNSNQVGSINGTDLDYQEFMQKVSNVEKQQQGISTTQAINSVWEQEVRKVVLNEQYDKIGLVLGKDQIMGVIKNHPQYSQTPQFLNAAGKFDEKKFEEYIKSLQNSQDPTIWSQWLTFEKDIQEYAKEQMYTTLIKSSVYTTKVEGKVKYERENNKVDFDYVSVAYSTVSDDQVKVSDEEIIAYMNKNPKKYKSDPTRALEFVVVDNKPSKEDEAAMKSKIDGLVKGGIVYNAKTGKNDTIPGFASAKNIAEFVNSNSDLKFDSTFVAKKDLSPEFAEQLFSLVPGQVFGPYIEGGYYKLSRLVGRKPNSSAKVSHILVAYKGAMQAAPTIKLTKEQAKAKAEVLLAQAIAAPANFAMLAMTNSDDQGSKQNGGVYDNVVPGQMVKPFDAYLFSSPIGKVGLVETDFGFHVMRVDARNDAISLGTVALKIQPSEKTENANYDKANKFESDANAQGMEKAAKASGLTVAPVTSVKAYDENINGLGIQRGIVTWAFNNETEEGTIKRFDIPQVGFAIVRLKSKNDTGLLPLDVAKQSVEPLIKNEKKAEIIRKKMTGTTLEAVSKSSGSSILPAVALSLANPVVPNLGFEPKVIGTALGLASNKTSKLIDGNMGVYMVRTKTIVKAPVVKDYKSQIDQLNQQTKGGASYRVIQALRDKAEIKDNRGRL, encoded by the coding sequence ATGGCAATTTTATCTAAAATTAGACAGCGTTCTATTTTGCTAATCCTAATTATTGCGTTAGCATTGTTTTCATTTGTACTTGCAGATGTAATTAAAAGTGGTGGATTTAGCGGAAATTCTAATCAGGTAGGTTCTATTAATGGAACAGACTTGGATTATCAAGAATTTATGCAAAAAGTAAGTAATGTTGAAAAACAACAACAAGGAATCAGCACTACACAAGCTATTAATTCGGTTTGGGAACAAGAAGTTAGAAAAGTAGTATTGAATGAACAATATGATAAAATAGGTCTTGTTTTAGGAAAAGATCAAATTATGGGTGTAATTAAAAATCATCCACAATATTCTCAAACACCTCAGTTTTTAAATGCGGCTGGTAAATTTGACGAAAAAAAGTTTGAAGAATATATCAAATCATTACAAAATTCTCAAGATCCTACAATTTGGTCTCAATGGTTAACTTTTGAGAAGGATATTCAAGAATATGCCAAAGAACAAATGTATACTACTTTAATCAAATCTAGTGTATACACTACTAAAGTTGAAGGTAAAGTAAAATATGAAAGAGAAAACAATAAAGTAGATTTTGATTATGTTTCTGTCGCTTATTCAACGGTAAGTGATGATCAAGTAAAAGTTTCTGACGAAGAAATTATTGCTTACATGAATAAAAATCCAAAAAAATACAAATCAGATCCAACAAGAGCTCTTGAATTTGTAGTTGTAGACAATAAACCTTCAAAAGAAGATGAAGCGGCTATGAAATCTAAAATTGATGGATTAGTAAAAGGAGGAATTGTTTATAATGCTAAAACAGGTAAGAACGATACTATTCCAGGTTTTGCTTCAGCTAAAAATATTGCAGAATTTGTAAATTCAAACTCAGATTTAAAATTTGACTCAACGTTTGTAGCTAAAAAAGATTTGTCGCCAGAATTTGCTGAACAATTATTTTCTTTAGTTCCAGGTCAAGTTTTTGGGCCATATATTGAAGGAGGATACTATAAGTTGTCTCGTTTAGTAGGTAGAAAACCAAATTCAAGCGCAAAAGTAAGTCATATTTTAGTTGCTTATAAAGGCGCTATGCAAGCAGCTCCAACAATTAAGTTAACTAAAGAGCAAGCAAAAGCAAAAGCAGAGGTTTTATTAGCTCAAGCGATTGCTGCACCTGCAAACTTTGCTATGTTAGCGATGACAAACTCAGATGACCAAGGTTCTAAACAAAATGGTGGAGTTTATGATAATGTAGTGCCAGGTCAAATGGTTAAACCTTTTGATGCCTATTTGTTTAGTAGCCCAATTGGAAAAGTAGGGTTGGTTGAAACAGATTTTGGTTTCCACGTAATGCGAGTTGATGCAAGAAATGATGCCATTTCACTAGGAACTGTGGCATTAAAAATTCAACCTTCAGAAAAAACAGAAAATGCAAATTACGACAAAGCAAATAAATTTGAATCAGATGCTAATGCACAAGGTATGGAGAAAGCAGCAAAAGCTTCTGGTCTTACAGTAGCTCCAGTTACTAGTGTAAAAGCATATGATGAAAATATCAACGGATTAGGTATTCAAAGAGGTATTGTTACTTGGGCGTTTAATAACGAAACAGAAGAAGGTACTATTAAAAGATTTGATATTCCTCAAGTTGGATTTGCTATTGTTCGTTTAAAATCGAAAAATGATACTGGCTTATTGCCTTTAGATGTTGCAAAACAATCTGTTGAACCCTTAATTAAAAATGAGAAAAAAGCTGAAATTATCAGAAAGAAAATGACTGGCACTACATTAGAAGCGGTATCAAAATCTTCTGGTTCTTCTATATTGCCAGCGGTTGCTTTGTCATTAGCAAATCCTGTGGTTCCAAATTTAGGTTTTGAACCTAAAGTAATAGGAACTGCTCTTGGATTAGCGTCTAATAAAACATCAAAATTAATTGATGGAAATATGGGTGTATATATGGTAAGAACAAAAACCATAGTAAAAGCACCAGTTGTGAAAGATTACAAATCTCAAATTGATCAATTAAATCAGCAAACTAAAGGCGGAGCTTCTTATAGAGTTATTCAAGCCTTAAGAGATAAAGCAGAAATTAAAGATAATAGAGGAAGATTATAA
- the pth gene encoding aminoacyl-tRNA hydrolase, whose product MKKFLIVGLGNIGAEYVNTRHNIGFKILDYFVKKENLSFETVKLGERAEYKIKGRTIVFIKPNTYMNLSGKAVQYWLDKEHIDKEQLLVITDDLNLPFGSIRIKSKGSDGGHNGLKNIQLVLNTTEYPRFRFGISDAFKKGQQIDYVLGEWDEEEKEKLKERLEVASEIIKSFALAGMNNTMNQFNGK is encoded by the coding sequence ATGAAAAAGTTTTTGATAGTAGGCCTAGGTAATATTGGCGCTGAATATGTTAATACAAGACATAATATTGGCTTTAAGATATTGGATTATTTTGTAAAGAAAGAAAATCTTTCGTTTGAAACGGTAAAGCTAGGAGAACGTGCTGAATATAAAATAAAAGGCCGTACAATCGTTTTTATTAAGCCAAATACTTATATGAATTTAAGTGGCAAAGCGGTGCAATATTGGTTAGATAAAGAACATATTGATAAAGAACAATTATTAGTTATAACGGATGATTTGAATTTGCCTTTTGGAAGTATAAGAATTAAATCAAAAGGCTCTGATGGAGGGCATAACGGATTAAAAAACATACAATTAGTGTTAAACACAACTGAATATCCTCGATTTAGATTTGGAATCAGTGATGCTTTTAAAAAAGGACAACAAATAGATTATGTTTTAGGAGAATGGGATGAAGAAGAAAAAGAAAAATTAAAAGAGCGTTTAGAGGTAGCTTCAGAGATTATAAAGTCCTTTGCTTTAGCAGGAATGAATAATACCATGAATCAATTTAATGGAAAATAA
- a CDS encoding zinc-dependent metalloprotease encodes MRKTLLFSIFSVFTAFSGIAQTEKAWTSVVGEKNMAITKTATRSTFPENYLLFKLDLSSIKQALSNAQDRFAPNANGVIIALPNAEGKLEHFKMFEASNFDAQLQAQFPEIRSYVGIGIEDTYAQVRLSIDPKGMQTMVFRADKKNEFMEPFSEDGKIYAVYNSQRTKGKLPFTCSTAEQSITQELGRNLNEVNRNSTTTLLTFRLALSCTAEYAAYFGATSASQSSLVLAAYNATMARVNGVFEKDFAIHMNITSNSSSVIYYNAATDPYSDAANMANWNAELQANLTATITEATYDIGHLFGASGGGGNAGCIGCVCVNGSKGSGITSPADAIPAGDNFDIDYVAHEMGHQFGANHTFTHSIENNSVNYEVGSGSTIMGYAGITSYDVQPHSDDYFHAGSIAQVQSNMASKTCPTSVALTHSAPVVNAGASFTIPKSTPFMLTGSATDAGGGSLTYCWEQYDDASATAQLTTGSPASATKTAGPNFRSYPPTTSPTRYFPRMASVLNGSTTTAGTDCLVEALNSNARTLNFRLTVRDNVANGGQTNFANTSVTVDNTKGPLTVTSQSTTGISYPVSSSQTVTWLVNNTNALTGGANVDILLSTNGGSTWTTLLANTPNDGSEAVTLPATPAAFCRFMVKANGNAFFNVNSKDFAIGYVVTDNCNTYSNNTIIAVPDGTGANTPGAVASKTISVPTNVTISDVNVTLGIVNHSYIEDLVIAMNHPDATQVILWNRNCDNTPTDLVYVYSDGNAVVPTTGCTATTGTFGPATALSTLNGKPSNGTWTLLAADYYNGDTGSVGDWSIEICSQTLTPLSNESFGLENFSIYPNPNNGNFTVNFTSQSSNTIEIMVHDIRGREVYMKSFNNSSLFNQTIQLSNVETGIYLVTVKDGERKEVKKIIIE; translated from the coding sequence ATGAGAAAGACTTTACTTTTTTCTATTTTCTCTGTGTTTACTGCATTTAGTGGTATTGCACAAACCGAGAAAGCATGGACATCAGTAGTTGGCGAAAAGAATATGGCAATTACAAAAACTGCCACAAGAAGTACTTTTCCTGAAAACTATCTTTTGTTTAAACTTGACCTATCTTCAATTAAGCAAGCATTGTCAAATGCACAAGACAGGTTCGCTCCAAATGCTAATGGAGTAATAATAGCATTACCAAATGCTGAAGGTAAACTTGAACATTTCAAAATGTTTGAGGCTTCAAATTTTGACGCTCAATTGCAAGCTCAATTTCCTGAAATTCGTTCGTATGTTGGTATAGGAATTGAAGATACTTATGCCCAAGTTCGTTTAAGCATTGACCCAAAAGGAATGCAAACAATGGTTTTCAGAGCAGACAAAAAAAATGAATTTATGGAGCCTTTTTCAGAAGATGGAAAAATTTATGCTGTATATAATTCTCAAAGAACAAAAGGAAAATTACCTTTTACATGTTCAACTGCAGAGCAATCAATCACTCAAGAATTAGGAAGAAACTTAAATGAAGTTAACAGAAATAGTACTACTACACTACTAACGTTTAGACTTGCTTTATCTTGTACTGCAGAATATGCCGCTTATTTTGGAGCAACAAGCGCTTCTCAATCATCACTTGTATTAGCTGCTTATAATGCAACTATGGCTCGTGTAAATGGTGTTTTTGAAAAAGATTTTGCCATTCACATGAATATTACATCAAATTCAAGTAGTGTTATTTATTATAATGCTGCTACAGACCCTTATTCAGACGCAGCAAATATGGCAAATTGGAACGCTGAACTACAAGCAAATTTAACAGCAACTATTACAGAAGCTACTTATGATATTGGTCATTTATTTGGAGCATCTGGTGGTGGTGGTAACGCCGGCTGCATTGGCTGTGTTTGTGTAAATGGCTCTAAAGGAAGTGGAATTACTTCTCCTGCTGATGCTATTCCGGCAGGGGACAATTTTGATATTGATTATGTAGCACATGAAATGGGACACCAATTTGGTGCTAATCATACGTTTACTCATAGTATAGAAAATAACTCTGTAAATTATGAGGTAGGATCTGGATCAACTATCATGGGATATGCTGGTATTACTAGTTATGATGTTCAACCTCACTCAGACGACTATTTTCATGCAGGGAGTATTGCACAAGTACAAAGTAATATGGCTTCTAAAACTTGTCCAACATCTGTTGCTTTAACACATAGTGCACCCGTAGTAAATGCAGGCGCTTCTTTTACAATTCCTAAAAGCACACCATTTATGTTAACGGGTTCTGCAACTGATGCAGGAGGAGGATCATTAACATACTGCTGGGAACAATATGATGATGCTTCTGCAACAGCTCAATTAACAACTGGAAGCCCAGCTTCAGCGACAAAAACAGCTGGCCCAAACTTTAGATCATATCCCCCAACAACATCACCTACAAGATACTTTCCTAGAATGGCTTCTGTTTTAAATGGTTCTACTACAACAGCAGGAACAGATTGTTTAGTAGAAGCACTTAATTCTAATGCAAGAACATTAAACTTTAGACTTACTGTAAGAGATAATGTAGCAAATGGCGGTCAAACGAATTTTGCCAATACAAGTGTAACGGTAGATAATACAAAAGGTCCTTTAACGGTTACATCTCAAAGCACTACCGGTATTTCATATCCTGTTAGTTCATCTCAAACGGTTACTTGGTTAGTAAATAACACGAATGCATTAACGGGCGGTGCTAATGTTGATATTCTACTTTCTACTAATGGAGGTTCAACATGGACAACATTATTAGCGAATACTCCAAATGATGGATCTGAAGCAGTTACTTTACCAGCTACACCTGCAGCTTTTTGCAGATTTATGGTAAAAGCAAATGGAAACGCTTTCTTTAATGTAAATTCAAAAGATTTTGCTATTGGATATGTTGTAACAGACAATTGCAACACTTATTCTAATAATACTATAATTGCAGTACCCGACGGAACAGGAGCTAATACTCCCGGAGCTGTTGCTAGCAAAACAATTAGTGTTCCAACAAACGTTACTATTTCTGACGTCAATGTAACACTTGGAATTGTTAACCATAGCTATATTGAAGACTTAGTAATCGCTATGAATCATCCAGATGCAACTCAAGTAATATTATGGAATAGAAATTGTGATAATACTCCAACAGACTTAGTATACGTATATTCTGACGGAAATGCGGTAGTTCCAACTACTGGATGTACAGCCACTACTGGAACATTTGGTCCAGCAACTGCTTTAAGCACTTTAAATGGAAAACCTTCTAACGGAACATGGACATTATTAGCCGCAGATTACTATAATGGAGATACAGGATCAGTTGGGGATTGGTCTATTGAAATATGTTCTCAAACATTGACACCGCTTAGTAACGAAAGTTTTGGACTTGAGAATTTCTCAATTTATCCAAATCCAAACAATGGTAACTTTACGGTAAACTTTACTTCACAATCTTCAAATACTATTGAAATTATGGTACATGATATTAGAGGAAGAGAAGTTTACATGAAGTCTTTCAATAATAGTTCATTATTTAATCAAACTATTCAATTATCTAATGTTGAAACAGGTATTTATCTTGTAACAGTTAAAGATGGCGAAAGAAAAGAAGTTAAGAAAATTATCATTGAGTAA
- a CDS encoding bifunctional riboflavin kinase/FAD synthetase — protein sequence MKVFSNIGEFKTQKKTIVTLGTFDGVHKGHQAILAHLIDNSKKENLESLVLTFFPHPRAVISETSTLKLLNTIAEKQELFSKIGIDNFIIHPFDHTFSELTPEEFVKQVLVDQFNVAKIIIGYDHKFGKNRAADFNDLKAFGAKFGFEVEEISAKQINAIAISSTKIRMALQEGDIELANQYLGYPYKLSGKVLKGNQLGRTIGFPTANIYLTETYKLIPKIGVYVVAVYVENKAYYGMMNIGKRPTIDGQNLLIEVHIFNFEETIYDASIKVHMLKKLRDEQKFESLEILKNQLHQDKIDALAYISKLKVK from the coding sequence TTGAAAGTATTTTCAAATATAGGCGAGTTTAAAACTCAGAAAAAAACAATTGTTACCTTAGGTACTTTTGATGGTGTACATAAAGGACATCAAGCTATTCTTGCGCATTTAATTGATAATTCAAAAAAAGAAAATTTAGAAAGTCTTGTACTTACCTTTTTTCCGCATCCACGTGCTGTCATTTCAGAAACGTCAACGTTAAAATTGTTAAATACGATTGCTGAAAAACAAGAATTATTTTCAAAAATAGGAATAGATAATTTTATTATCCATCCATTTGATCATACTTTTTCAGAATTGACCCCCGAAGAATTTGTAAAGCAAGTGTTAGTAGATCAATTTAATGTGGCCAAGATAATTATTGGATATGATCATAAATTTGGCAAAAATAGAGCTGCCGATTTTAATGATTTGAAAGCATTTGGTGCTAAATTTGGCTTTGAAGTGGAAGAAATTTCTGCCAAACAAATAAATGCTATAGCAATAAGTTCAACAAAAATTAGAATGGCTTTACAAGAAGGAGACATTGAGTTGGCTAATCAATATTTGGGGTACCCTTATAAGTTGTCTGGAAAAGTGCTAAAAGGAAATCAATTGGGGAGAACTATTGGGTTTCCAACAGCTAATATATACCTCACGGAAACCTATAAATTAATACCAAAAATTGGTGTGTATGTGGTTGCTGTTTATGTTGAAAATAAAGCATATTATGGCATGATGAATATTGGCAAAAGACCAACTATTGATGGACAAAATTTGTTAATTGAAGTGCATATATTTAATTTTGAAGAAACAATTTATGATGCTTCAATAAAAGTACATATGTTGAAAAAGTTAAGAGACGAACAAAAATTCGAATCTTTAGAAATTTTGAAAAATCAATTACACCAAGATAAAATAGATGCATTAGCCTATATTAGTAAATTAAAAGTAAAATAA
- the bioB gene encoding biotin synthase BioB — MSITKHNWTTEEIMAIYNKPLMELLYEAATIHRENHDPNVVQVSTLLSIKTGGCPEDCGYCPQAARYHTDLEGNDLMSVNQVKAQALRAKSSGSSRVCMGAAWRNVKDGPEFDQVLEMVRTINKLDMEVCCTLGMLTENQAQRLAEAGLYAYNHNLDTSEEYYKEVISTRGFEDRLQTIDNVRKTNVTVCSGGIIGMGESIEDRAGMLVALATLNPQPESVPINALVAVEGTPLEEQKPVEIWDMIRMVATTRIVMPETQVRLSAGRTEMSREGQALCFFAGANSIFAGDKLLTTPNPDVNEDMKMFELLGLQPQKPFIKLMQPQTVEAEDSKFQALGEKPKWSRPGHTIERNIEASQKAK, encoded by the coding sequence ATGAGTATTACTAAGCATAACTGGACCACCGAAGAAATAATGGCTATTTATAATAAGCCATTAATGGAATTATTATATGAAGCGGCTACTATTCATAGAGAGAATCATGACCCAAATGTAGTTCAAGTTTCTACTTTATTATCAATAAAAACCGGAGGATGCCCAGAAGACTGTGGGTATTGTCCGCAAGCTGCAAGATATCATACAGATTTAGAGGGCAATGATTTAATGTCTGTAAATCAAGTAAAAGCACAAGCCTTAAGAGCTAAATCATCGGGTTCTTCAAGAGTGTGCATGGGAGCTGCGTGGCGCAATGTAAAAGACGGGCCTGAGTTTGACCAAGTGCTTGAAATGGTACGAACAATTAATAAACTTGACATGGAAGTGTGTTGTACACTGGGCATGTTAACCGAAAATCAAGCACAACGCTTAGCAGAAGCAGGTTTGTATGCCTATAATCATAATTTAGATACTTCTGAAGAGTATTACAAAGAAGTAATTTCTACAAGGGGTTTTGAAGATCGTTTACAAACAATTGACAATGTTAGAAAAACAAATGTCACTGTTTGTAGTGGTGGAATTATTGGAATGGGCGAAAGCATAGAAGATAGAGCAGGTATGTTAGTGGCTTTAGCTACGTTAAATCCACAACCAGAATCAGTGCCAATTAATGCTTTAGTTGCTGTTGAAGGCACACCGCTTGAAGAACAAAAACCAGTTGAAATTTGGGACATGATTCGAATGGTTGCTACTACACGTATTGTAATGCCAGAAACACAAGTAAGACTCTCGGCAGGAAGAACAGAAATGAGTAGAGAAGGACAAGCGCTTTGCTTTTTTGCAGGAGCCAATTCAATTTTTGCGGGAGATAAATTATTAACTACGCCAAATCCTGATGTAAATGAAGACATGAAAATGTTTGAATTACTGGGGTTACAACCACAAAAACCATTTATCAAACTAATGCAACCACAAACGGTTGAAGCAGAAGATTCTAAGTTTCAAGCATTAGGCGAAAAACCAAAATGGTCAAGACCTGGCCATACTATTGAACGAAATATAGAAGCTTCCCAAAAAGCTAAATAA